The Collimonas fungivorans Ter331 genome has a segment encoding these proteins:
- the sctQ gene encoding type III secretion system cytoplasmic ring protein SctQ, translated as MHKQVTEKVRATPIADRLRSYPPALASLSRGVFDARSTMRIAASAAGIELRAMPAASMSFKRAATLRLDSSHGVLTALIDLSGHPALEAIALDSDRQRSTALANLWLAPLLETLAANGYPQPSVAELTLTGASTAIQGLTFGFRLAATETCPGVAEVAVIVDLPLPLAALLERQWLAAPGAAQALPAALSLPTHLRLRSRHCSQTLLTSLRCGDILLGWQPRGNHIRGAAIDNVTLRWGVGNGWCATAQASVAAHTITLENKPMTTYNLDNDQLAEREVTEAAEQIDVGQLEIPVHLEIVTLNLPIAQIAALESGCILELPVPVDDAQIRLVSHGQVLAFGELVAVGGQLGLQIHRMAERNDRLS; from the coding sequence ATGCATAAGCAAGTCACGGAAAAAGTCAGGGCAACACCGATCGCTGATCGCTTGCGCTCATATCCGCCAGCACTGGCCAGCCTATCCCGAGGTGTATTCGATGCGCGCAGCACGATGCGCATTGCAGCCAGCGCTGCCGGCATCGAATTGCGTGCAATGCCGGCGGCATCGATGAGCTTCAAGCGCGCTGCAACGCTGCGCCTGGATTCCTCCCACGGCGTACTGACCGCACTCATTGACCTGTCCGGCCATCCGGCGCTTGAAGCGATCGCGCTCGACAGCGACCGTCAAAGGAGCACCGCGTTGGCCAACCTGTGGCTGGCGCCACTGCTCGAAACACTGGCGGCCAACGGCTATCCGCAGCCAAGCGTTGCGGAACTGACACTGACCGGCGCATCGACGGCGATACAGGGGCTGACATTTGGATTCCGGCTCGCAGCGACAGAGACTTGCCCTGGAGTTGCTGAGGTTGCCGTGATCGTCGATCTGCCGCTGCCGCTGGCGGCCCTGCTCGAGCGGCAATGGCTGGCTGCACCCGGCGCAGCGCAAGCATTACCCGCTGCACTATCCCTGCCCACCCATCTGCGGCTGCGCAGCCGCCATTGCAGCCAGACATTGCTCACTTCTTTACGCTGCGGCGACATCTTGCTCGGCTGGCAACCGCGCGGAAACCACATACGCGGCGCAGCTATCGACAACGTCACGCTGCGCTGGGGCGTCGGCAACGGCTGGTGCGCTACCGCACAGGCAAGCGTCGCGGCACACACCATAACCCTGGAGAACAAACCTATGACGACCTACAATCTAGACAACGACCAGCTTGCGGAACGGGAAGTGACGGAAGCTGCAGAGCAGATCGATGTCGGACAGCTTGAGATCCCGGTCCATCTTGAGATTGTCACGCTTAATTTGCCGATAGCGCAAATCGCCGCGCTGGAATCCGGCTGCATCCTGGAGCTCCCAGTGCCGGTGGACGACGCCCAGATCCGGCTGGTTTCGCATGGCCAGGTTCTGGCGTTTGGCGAACTGGTAGCAGTCGGCGGCCAGCTAGGCCTGCAAATCCACCGCATGGCAGAACGCAATGACCGGCTCTCCTGA
- the sctS gene encoding type III secretion system export apparatus subunit SctS, protein MEYDAITHMTTQALTLALLVSLPVVGIAAITGLVVAFLQAITSLQDSSISQGIKMIVVTVVVVISAPWAAAAIQNYARSVFQVIFP, encoded by the coding sequence ATGGAATACGACGCAATCACCCACATGACGACGCAGGCGTTGACGCTGGCCCTGCTGGTATCCCTGCCGGTTGTCGGCATTGCCGCAATCACCGGCCTGGTAGTGGCTTTTCTGCAGGCGATTACCTCGCTGCAGGATTCCAGCATTTCGCAGGGCATTAAAATGATAGTCGTCACGGTGGTGGTGGTTATCAGCGCGCCATGGGCCGCCGCCGCGATCCAGAACTATGCGCGTTCGGTGTTCCAGGTGATCTTTCCATGA
- the sctR gene encoding type III secretion system export apparatus subunit SctR: MTGSPDIASLLIAALALAILPFAAMVVTSYTKIVVVLGLLRNALGLQQVPPTSVLNGVAIIISCFVMAPVGMEAVKHAQLSSEQTAGSQIMPLFDAAREPFRTFLRKHTSEREKAFFMRSARQIWPPERAAELKPDDLIVLAPAFVLSELTAAFKIGFLLYLCFIVIDLVIANVLMALGLSQVNPSNVAIPFKLLLFISLDGWSTLVHGLISTYR; this comes from the coding sequence ATGACCGGCTCTCCTGATATTGCGTCGCTGCTGATCGCAGCGCTTGCCCTCGCCATCTTGCCGTTCGCCGCGATGGTGGTGACGTCTTATACGAAGATCGTCGTGGTGCTCGGTCTACTCCGCAACGCTCTCGGCTTGCAGCAAGTGCCGCCGACTTCGGTGCTGAACGGCGTTGCCATCATCATTTCATGCTTCGTGATGGCGCCGGTCGGCATGGAAGCTGTCAAGCACGCGCAGCTATCGAGCGAACAAACCGCCGGATCGCAGATCATGCCGTTGTTCGATGCCGCGCGCGAGCCGTTTCGCACCTTTTTGCGCAAGCATACATCGGAACGCGAGAAGGCGTTTTTCATGCGCTCGGCCCGCCAGATATGGCCGCCGGAGCGAGCCGCGGAGCTGAAACCGGACGACTTGATCGTACTGGCGCCGGCGTTCGTATTGAGCGAACTGACCGCGGCTTTCAAGATCGGCTTCCTGCTATACCTGTGTTTCATCGTGATCGATCTGGTGATCGCCAATGTACTGATGGCATTGGGATTATCCCAGGTCAATCCGAGCAACGTCGCGATTCCATTCAAGCTGCTGCTGTTCATATCGCTGGACGGCTGGTCCACCTTGGTCCACGGACTCATATCCACTTATCGGTGA